A region of Domibacillus sp. DTU_2020_1001157_1_SI_ALB_TIR_016 DNA encodes the following proteins:
- a CDS encoding ABC transporter permease, producing the protein MSVFLLKRAGSMLAAIWGVTLVSFFLIRLIPVDPVEAYFAINNLPITEEAIEEIREEQGLNKPLLFQYGTWLMNAVHLDFGQSFLTKTPVAEELLSRFSVTLGLAAAAFFIVIAISGIIGIWSVIKQGGLVDRFTRALVFATASMPSFWLGFVLVYVVSLKWGILPLMGWGTMEQSVLPAFTLALGYIPYYIRLIRTSMLEEMEKPHIAFARARGVKESIIIRRHVLKGILPALFTSLAMTCGGLLGGAAIIEAVFAIPGVGRYLVESMAARDYAVLQGFILIIGILYVIFNFLADLLCAIVDPRARLKRGDI; encoded by the coding sequence ATGAGCGTTTTTTTGTTAAAGCGGGCGGGCAGCATGCTTGCTGCTATTTGGGGTGTGACACTGGTTTCTTTTTTCCTTATTCGCCTTATACCAGTCGATCCGGTAGAAGCCTATTTTGCAATTAATAACCTGCCTATAACAGAGGAAGCAATTGAAGAAATACGAGAAGAGCAAGGGTTGAATAAACCTTTGCTTTTTCAGTATGGAACGTGGCTTATGAATGCAGTGCACTTGGATTTTGGACAGTCTTTTCTCACAAAGACACCCGTAGCGGAGGAATTGCTGAGCCGCTTTTCAGTCACGCTGGGCCTTGCTGCAGCCGCTTTTTTTATCGTTATCGCAATTAGCGGCATTATTGGTATTTGGTCGGTAATAAAGCAGGGAGGTTTGGTTGACAGGTTCACACGTGCTCTTGTCTTTGCTACTGCATCTATGCCAAGCTTTTGGCTGGGCTTTGTTCTTGTTTATGTGGTGTCTTTAAAATGGGGAATACTGCCATTGATGGGCTGGGGAACAATGGAACAGTCTGTTTTGCCAGCATTCACATTGGCTCTTGGTTATATTCCTTATTATATTCGGCTGATCCGGACAAGCATGCTGGAAGAAATGGAAAAGCCGCATATCGCATTTGCAAGAGCGCGCGGAGTAAAAGAGTCTATTATTATTCGCAGACACGTACTTAAAGGAATACTGCCGGCACTTTTTACTTCACTGGCGATGACTTGCGGAGGGCTTTTGGGCGGTGCCGCGATTATTGAAGCGGTTTTTGCGATTCCAGGTGTGGGCCGTTATCTTGTGGAGTCTATGGCAGCGAGAGATTATGCTGTGCTGCAGGGTTTTATTTTAATAATTGGCATATTGTACGTCATATTTAATTTTCTGGCGGATTTGCTTTGCGCAATCGTAGATCCCCGGGCGCGTTTAAAGAGAGGCGACATATGA
- a CDS encoding ABC transporter permease produces MMKKSVPLIISSTIVLLLVTAAVFAPWLAPNDPYATNMAMKLQGISAAYPLGTDHLGRCVLSRLIMGARVSLFTALGVLAVTLVLSMVVGVAAGYLGGIADLALMRACDILMAIPHFIFALVIVGALGGGVWNMFIAIIIVSWVGYARIIRNMVRSLKESTYVQYAKMTGVPTLKIVKRHILPFVFPQILLLLLIGTGSTVLLISELSFLGLGVTAPMPEWGMMISESKMYLSSNPMLMFVPGVMISLTVLIFDWFGDTLRDAIDPKMK; encoded by the coding sequence ATGATGAAAAAATCTGTTCCATTAATCATCAGCAGCACGATCGTTTTACTGCTTGTTACTGCAGCTGTTTTTGCACCGTGGCTGGCACCAAATGATCCGTATGCAACTAATATGGCAATGAAATTGCAAGGCATATCGGCCGCTTATCCGCTTGGTACCGATCATTTAGGCCGTTGTGTATTATCACGCCTTATTATGGGAGCGCGCGTTTCCCTGTTTACGGCACTGGGGGTGCTCGCTGTGACGCTTGTGCTGAGCATGGTTGTTGGTGTTGCAGCAGGATATTTAGGCGGGATAGCGGATCTTGCTCTTATGCGTGCCTGCGACATTTTAATGGCCATTCCGCATTTTATTTTTGCTCTTGTTATTGTAGGAGCACTAGGCGGCGGCGTCTGGAATATGTTTATCGCCATCATTATTGTTTCCTGGGTAGGGTATGCGCGTATTATTCGAAACATGGTGCGGAGCTTGAAAGAAAGTACGTACGTGCAATATGCAAAAATGACTGGCGTTCCCACTTTGAAAATCGTAAAGCGTCATATTTTGCCGTTTGTTTTTCCACAAATCCTTTTACTGCTGTTAATTGGGACAGGCAGTACAGTTTTACTGATTTCAGAATTGTCTTTTCTGGGGCTGGGGGTAACAGCACCGATGCCAGAGTGGGGCATGATGATCAGCGAAAGCAAAATGTATTTAAGCAGCAATCCGATGCTTATGTTTGTGCCGGGGGTTATGATCTCGCTGACGGTCCTTATCTTTGATTGGTTTGGTGATACACTACGTGATGCAATAGATCCTAAAATGAAGTAG
- a CDS encoding ABC transporter ATP-binding protein, which produces MLELRDLSVFIQTNNSEKEVVSHVNLTVPQGKIVGIVGESGSGKSMLCNAIMQLFRQNRRYTGDIVYKGTSLLAKSEREMRHLRGKEISLIMQNPMAMFNPIVKIGDHFVETLQSHERISKHHARKRAAEQLARFQLPEQELLDRYPHELSGGMLQRIMIALAACMQPHLLIADEPTTALDTMTQMDILDELLHFHQKTKTSMLIVSHDLGVIAKMADFIAVMRRGVMVEYGSAEWVLAQPAHSYTQALLAARDEHGDLEKLADSWEGTTIGPLYEYKPGCWVREEG; this is translated from the coding sequence ATGCTGGAATTACGGGATTTATCCGTTTTTATCCAAACAAATAATAGTGAAAAAGAAGTTGTCTCACATGTTAATTTGACTGTTCCCCAGGGGAAAATTGTTGGGATCGTTGGAGAAAGCGGCAGCGGAAAATCCATGCTCTGCAATGCGATTATGCAGCTGTTTCGCCAAAACCGGCGTTACACGGGTGATATTGTATATAAAGGCACCTCATTATTAGCAAAAAGTGAGCGGGAAATGCGTCATTTGCGTGGAAAAGAGATATCACTTATTATGCAAAATCCAATGGCCATGTTTAATCCTATCGTAAAAATTGGGGATCATTTTGTTGAAACATTACAGTCTCATGAACGCATATCTAAACATCACGCACGAAAGCGGGCAGCCGAACAGCTGGCCCGTTTTCAATTGCCGGAGCAGGAGCTGCTTGATCGTTATCCGCATGAACTGAGTGGCGGAATGCTCCAGCGGATCATGATTGCTCTTGCAGCTTGTATGCAGCCTCATTTATTAATTGCCGATGAGCCTACAACAGCACTTGATACGATGACACAGATGGATATTTTGGATGAACTGCTTCATTTTCATCAAAAAACAAAAACAAGCATGCTTATTGTTTCGCACGATTTAGGTGTTATTGCGAAAATGGCAGATTTCATAGCGGTGATGCGCCGGGGGGTCATGGTAGAATACGGGTCGGCAGAGTGGGTACTCGCACAGCCGGCTCACTCCTATACACAAGCATTACTGGCTGCAAGAGACGAACATGGAGACCTTGAAAAGTTAGCTGATTCTTGGGAAGGAACGACAATAGGGCCGCTGTATGAGTATAAACCTGGCTGCTGGGTTAGAGAAGAGGGATAA
- a CDS encoding dipeptide/oligopeptide/nickel ABC transporter ATP-binding protein produces the protein MLEIKNVSKSYQKKGWFGVKKDIQAVKHVNVKLKEGICLALVGESGSGKTTLGKLILGIEEPDAGEILFKAQNIHKADASVKKQLRKELQIVFQDCYSAVNPRMKIKDIIAEPMQVHLSLSKEALQQKVEELLVQVGLQRADAAKYPHELSGGQLQRVTIARAISTDPSFIVLDESINSLDLLVQVSILKLLKSLQKTQNLTYLFITHDLHAVKLFADEVAVMEQGEIIEYVTDIKELSHMVHPTSRRLLDARLSIKLDVSIQDSRQKETVS, from the coding sequence ATGCTGGAAATAAAAAATGTTTCAAAAAGCTATCAAAAAAAGGGCTGGTTTGGGGTGAAAAAAGACATTCAAGCAGTTAAGCATGTAAATGTAAAGCTGAAAGAAGGCATTTGCCTTGCTCTTGTCGGGGAAAGCGGCTCAGGAAAAACGACACTTGGAAAACTGATTCTAGGCATCGAAGAACCAGATGCGGGAGAAATCCTGTTTAAAGCGCAAAATATACATAAAGCTGATGCAAGCGTAAAAAAGCAGCTGCGTAAAGAATTACAAATTGTATTTCAGGATTGTTATAGTGCAGTGAACCCGCGCATGAAAATAAAGGATATTATAGCTGAACCGATGCAAGTTCATTTATCGCTGTCAAAGGAAGCCTTACAGCAGAAGGTTGAAGAATTATTGGTACAGGTCGGCCTGCAAAGGGCAGACGCGGCAAAATATCCGCATGAGTTAAGCGGAGGGCAGCTGCAGCGTGTAACCATTGCCCGTGCCATTTCCACTGACCCGTCATTTATTGTATTGGATGAATCGATTAACAGCCTTGACCTATTGGTACAGGTCAGCATATTAAAGCTTTTAAAAAGCCTTCAAAAAACACAGAACCTTACCTATCTTTTTATTACTCATGACTTACATGCTGTAAAATTGTTTGCTGATGAAGTGGCAGTCATGGAACAAGGCGAAATTATAGAATATGTAACGGACATAAAAGAATTGTCTCATATGGTGCATCCAACAAGCCGGCGCTTGCTCGACGCTCGTTTATCCATTAAACTTGACGTCTCTATTCAAGATTCACGCCAAAAGGAGACTGTGTCGTGA
- the cntE gene encoding staphylopine family metallophore export MFS transporter CntE, producing the protein MKYRPLSAQMAKLYALAAFFFTANSVLTIVFPLQAAERGYEEAEIGIMMGLYMLVCMFLRPWAGQMIEKHSLFKIMQWLLLVHAAALLLYVWIGPDSLYIVRVLQGGTTAFFSMSMQIGIAELLKDQDRGQGMSLYSLSTVLPGLYGPALALLLWTSFDLVYLWVFILLLAIFPLLFFIGSPLPKTKKNGSSFTFREMAAAIKEARSHHGLILSSVVMLIGACVFGAITTFLPLYMLTTGTGNPALYLFLQAIVVVASRFFFRKHIPSDGKWHPKFIAFILISSIIGTSLLAILPVAGIFAYSAAVFNGLAAAMLYPALTTYISFAVPKETKHILLGVFLASYDLGFSLGGLVMGFVVQIASYSFMFAACSAIALCALMIIWIPSENKLKFAMKNE; encoded by the coding sequence GTGAAGTATCGGCCGTTATCAGCACAGATGGCAAAACTCTACGCACTCGCTGCATTTTTCTTTACGGCAAATTCGGTATTAACGATCGTTTTTCCTTTGCAAGCAGCAGAAAGAGGCTATGAGGAAGCAGAAATTGGGATCATGATGGGATTGTATATGCTTGTCTGTATGTTTTTACGTCCCTGGGCCGGGCAGATGATCGAAAAACACAGTTTATTTAAAATTATGCAATGGCTTTTGCTCGTTCACGCGGCTGCACTTTTGTTGTATGTATGGATTGGGCCGGACAGTTTGTATATTGTGCGTGTGCTGCAAGGAGGAACAACCGCGTTTTTCTCTATGTCCATGCAAATAGGCATTGCTGAATTATTAAAAGATCAGGACCGTGGGCAGGGAATGTCTCTTTATTCCTTATCTACCGTTCTGCCGGGGCTCTACGGACCAGCACTGGCATTACTTTTATGGACAAGCTTTGATCTTGTTTACTTATGGGTATTCATTCTTCTTTTAGCGATTTTTCCTTTATTGTTTTTTATAGGATCTCCGTTGCCTAAAACGAAGAAAAATGGCTCTTCTTTTACATTTCGTGAAATGGCTGCAGCAATCAAAGAAGCGCGCAGTCATCATGGTTTAATCCTGTCATCCGTTGTGATGCTTATCGGGGCTTGTGTTTTTGGAGCCATCACAACCTTTTTGCCGCTATACATGCTGACGACAGGAACAGGAAATCCAGCTCTTTATTTGTTCCTGCAAGCCATTGTGGTAGTGGCAAGCCGTTTCTTTTTCCGCAAGCATATTCCCTCGGATGGAAAGTGGCATCCAAAATTTATCGCCTTTATACTCATCAGCTCTATAATCGGTACAAGCCTGCTGGCGATCCTTCCGGTGGCAGGCATATTTGCATATAGTGCTGCTGTTTTTAACGGATTGGCAGCGGCCATGCTGTATCCGGCTTTAACGACTTATATTTCCTTTGCAGTGCCAAAGGAAACAAAGCATATTTTATTGGGTGTTTTTTTAGCCTCTTATGATTTAGGTTTTTCCCTTGGTGGACTTGTGATGGGGTTCGTTGTACAGATCGCCTCTTATTCATTCATGTTTGCTGCTTGCTCCGCGATTGCTTTATGTGCTCTTATGATAATTTGGATTCCATCGGAAAATAAACTAAAATTTGCAATGAAAAACGAATAA
- the sstT gene encoding serine/threonine transporter SstT encodes MRSALQKWNQVSLVKQILVGLIIGIILAVTIPEAAKPVAILGSLFVGALKAIAPVLVLVLVMSAIAQHKSGHQTNMKSIIVLYLLGTFLAGLIAVIVSFIFPVGLSLAEGAEDVTPPSGVTEVLKTLLLNVVDNPVNAIANANYIGILSWAIVLGLALRNAADTTKTLISNFSDAVSKMVAWVIKFAPLGIMGLVIESITTNGLESLLSYGKLLAVLIGCMVFVALVVNPIIVYTVIRQNPYPLVFKCLKESGITAFFTRSSASNIPVNMRLCEDLGLDKDSYSVSIPLGATINMAGAAVTISVLTLAAVHTLGIQVDLPTAILLSIVSAICACGASGVAGGSLLLIPLACSLFGIPADIAMQVVGVGFIIGVLQDSFETSLNSSTDVLFTAAAEYKEWRKKGKKIVIRKAG; translated from the coding sequence ATGAGAAGTGCACTGCAGAAGTGGAATCAGGTGAGCCTGGTTAAACAAATCCTGGTCGGTTTGATTATTGGTATTATCCTGGCTGTCACAATTCCAGAAGCAGCAAAACCAGTGGCTATTTTAGGCTCTTTATTTGTCGGCGCTTTAAAAGCCATCGCGCCTGTATTGGTGCTCGTCCTGGTTATGTCGGCCATTGCGCAGCATAAAAGCGGCCACCAGACGAATATGAAATCGATTATCGTGCTGTATCTTTTAGGAACGTTTTTAGCAGGTTTAATCGCTGTTATTGTAAGCTTTATTTTTCCTGTCGGCTTATCGCTTGCAGAGGGTGCTGAGGATGTCACACCGCCCAGCGGCGTAACCGAAGTGTTGAAAACATTACTGCTCAATGTTGTCGATAATCCGGTAAATGCTATTGCAAATGCGAACTATATCGGAATTTTATCGTGGGCCATTGTTCTTGGTTTGGCGTTAAGAAATGCCGCTGACACTACAAAAACGCTCATTTCGAATTTCTCAGATGCCGTATCAAAAATGGTTGCGTGGGTAATTAAGTTTGCTCCGCTGGGAATCATGGGTCTGGTTATTGAATCCATTACAACAAATGGTCTTGAGTCGCTGCTCAGCTACGGGAAACTGCTTGCTGTGTTGATTGGCTGTATGGTTTTCGTAGCGCTGGTTGTAAATCCAATCATTGTATATACAGTGATCCGCCAAAACCCTTATCCACTTGTATTTAAATGCTTAAAGGAAAGCGGCATTACTGCATTCTTTACACGCAGCTCCGCTTCTAATATTCCAGTTAATATGAGACTATGTGAAGATTTAGGCCTGGATAAAGACAGTTATTCCGTATCCATTCCGTTAGGGGCAACGATCAATATGGCAGGCGCTGCGGTAACAATTTCTGTATTGACACTTGCGGCGGTTCATACGTTGGGAATCCAAGTGGACCTTCCTACAGCAATCCTCCTTAGCATCGTTTCAGCTATATGTGCTTGTGGTGCTTCAGGGGTTGCCGGTGGATCCTTATTACTGATTCCGCTGGCATGCAGCTTGTTTGGAATTCCGGCTGATATTGCGATGCAAGTCGTTGGGGTAGGTTTTATCATCGGGGTCCTGCAAGACTCATTTGAAACGTCACTGAACTCGTCTACAGACGTTCTTTTCACAGCAGCAGCTGAATACAAAGAGTGGCGTAAAAAAGGCAAAAAAATAGTGATCCGTAAAGCAGGATAA